From the genome of Bradyrhizobium sp. ORS 278:
GCGTAATGACGGCGGTGGCGGCCATCAACCGCTTGCCGGTCTGATCGCGTCGTGATCTAGGATCGACGGAGAAGACCAGACAGGGAGACCCGGCCCATGCGTGCCGTCGTGATTCACGCGCCCAAGGATCTGCGCATCGACAGCTTCCCCGACCCGGCGCCGGAGGCGGGCCAGGTCCGGGTCAAGATCGAGGCCGGCGGCATCTGCGGGTCGGACCTGCATTATTACCATCATGGCGGCTTCGGCACGGTGCGCATCAAGCAGCCGATGGCGCTCGGCCATGAAATCGCGGGCGTCGTCGCCGCGGTCGGCGCCGGCGTGACCGGCCTCGCCGAGGGCACGCGTGTCGCCGTCAATCCAAGCCTGCCGTGCGGCCACTGCGCCTATTGCCGCGAGGGCCTGCGCAACCAGTGCCTGGACATGCGCTTCATGGGCAGCGCGATGCGCGACCCGCACGTGCAGGGCGGCTTTCGCGAGTTCGTCACCGTCGATGCCTCGCAGGCGGTGCCGATCGCGCCGTCACTGTCGCTGGGTGAGGCCGCGATGGCCGAGCCGCTGTCGGTGTGCTTGCATGCCGCGCATCAGGCCGGCTCGCTGCTCGGCAAGCGCGTGCTGGTGACCGGCTGCGGCCCGATCGGCGCGCTGTCGATCCTGGTCGCGCGCTATGGCGGCGCGGCCGAAATCGTGGCCACCGACGTCGCCGAGGCGCCGCTTGCCGTGGCGCGCAAGCTCGGCGCCAGCCACGCTGTCAACGTCGCCGCGGAGCCATCCGCGCTCGATCCCTGGCGCGTGGGGAAGGGCACCTTCGACGTGCTGTTCGAGGCGTCCGGCAACCAGGCCGCGCTGCGCGCAGCGCTCGACGTGATGAGGCCGGGCGGGGTCATCGTCCAGCTCGGGCTCGGCGGCGAAATGACATTGCCGCTCAACACGCTGGTCACGAAGGAGCTGCAATTGCGCGGCACCTTCCGGTTCGACCGCGAATTCGATCTGGCGGTGCGGCTGATGGGCGAGGGGCTGCTCGACGTGAAGCCGCTGATCTCAGCCACGCTGCCGTTCCAGGAGGCAATTTCCGCCTTCGAGCTCGCCAGCGATCGAAGCCGCGCGATGAAGGTTCATTTGACGTTTTAACGAGCGGATTGATGCCGATGAGAGTCGCCTGCATCGGAGAGTGCATGGTGGAGTTCGCGCAGGAGGACGGAAGTCTGTTCCGGCGCGGTTTTGGCGGCGACACGCTCAACACGGCGCTCTATCTGTCCCGTCTCGGCGTGCCGACGTCCTATGTGACGGCCCTCGGCGACGATCCGCTGAGCGCGATGATGCTGGCGGCCTGGCGGGCCGAGGGCATCGACACCGCGGAGGTGCTGCGGGTCGAGGGCCGCGTGCCCGGCCTCTACATGATCGAGCGCGACGCCAGGGGCGAACGCAGCTTCTTGTATTGGCGCGACCGTGCGCCGGCGCGCGAGCTGTTCGACCGCGCCGACCGCGACATGCTCGACCGACTCTCGCGCTTCGACTGGATCTATCTCTCCGGCATCAGCCTGTCGCTGTATGGCGAGACCGGCAAGGCCAAGCTGCGCGAGCTGCTCACGGTGGCGCGCAAGCGCGGGGCGCGCGTGGTGTTCGACGGCAACTACCGGCCGCGCGGCTGGGCCAGCCGCGAGATGGCGCAGCGCGCGTTTCGCGCCATCATGCCGCTGGTCGACATCGCGCTGCCGACGCTCGAGGACGAGCAGATGCTGTTCGGCGACGTCGATGCCTCGGTCTGCCTGCGCCGCTTCAGGGACGCGGGTGTCGGCGAGGTCGTCATCAAGCGCGGCCCGCGTGGCTGCCTGATCCATGCCGAGGGCGTGCTGGTCGACATCGCGCCGCCCGCGGTGCTGCAGCCGATCGACACGACGGCTGCTGGTGATTCCTTCAACGCAGGATACCTCGCTGCTCGGATCAAGGGCGCGCCGCCGCGCAAGGCGGCGTTGGCGGGGCATCGGCTCGCGGGTGCGGTGATCATGGCGCCAGGCGCGGTGATTCCGGCGGCGGCGATGCCGCGGGACATTCTGGCACTGAGCGAGGCGTGATGAGCAATCCGGACAATCGCGCGAAGCTCGATGCGGTG
Proteins encoded in this window:
- a CDS encoding L-idonate 5-dehydrogenase; this encodes MRAVVIHAPKDLRIDSFPDPAPEAGQVRVKIEAGGICGSDLHYYHHGGFGTVRIKQPMALGHEIAGVVAAVGAGVTGLAEGTRVAVNPSLPCGHCAYCREGLRNQCLDMRFMGSAMRDPHVQGGFREFVTVDASQAVPIAPSLSLGEAAMAEPLSVCLHAAHQAGSLLGKRVLVTGCGPIGALSILVARYGGAAEIVATDVAEAPLAVARKLGASHAVNVAAEPSALDPWRVGKGTFDVLFEASGNQAALRAALDVMRPGGVIVQLGLGGEMTLPLNTLVTKELQLRGTFRFDREFDLAVRLMGEGLLDVKPLISATLPFQEAISAFELASDRSRAMKVHLTF
- a CDS encoding sugar kinase — translated: MRVACIGECMVEFAQEDGSLFRRGFGGDTLNTALYLSRLGVPTSYVTALGDDPLSAMMLAAWRAEGIDTAEVLRVEGRVPGLYMIERDARGERSFLYWRDRAPARELFDRADRDMLDRLSRFDWIYLSGISLSLYGETGKAKLRELLTVARKRGARVVFDGNYRPRGWASREMAQRAFRAIMPLVDIALPTLEDEQMLFGDVDASVCLRRFRDAGVGEVVIKRGPRGCLIHAEGVLVDIAPPAVLQPIDTTAAGDSFNAGYLAARIKGAPPRKAALAGHRLAGAVIMAPGAVIPAAAMPRDILALSEA